Within the Prochlorococcus sp. MIT 1300 genome, the region GCAACCATGCTTAGAGCACCACCAGTAAGTGTGATGGCAAATGCTAAATAAACAATTGGTACGCCAGGATCTCTCTTTAGAAGTAGACCACTAGCCGGTAAGATTTGAATCACTTTTAATGGTATTCCATTGATTTCAGCGGGTTCGCCTCCAGGGCGAAGGTTGGCTAGAAGTTCACCTTTCGGATTGAAAACTTGTATAGGGCCTGCTTCATTTGTCAGGCTGATAACAACAGGCTCGCTTCCATCAGTACGGGTTGGCAGTACGAGCCCCCAAACGTTTTCGCCAAGCTCAGGCAGTTTGTTTAGTGGAAGTTGAAGTTTTGGGCTGCGACCTATTTGTAAGGTAATTGCGGCTAAAGACCAGTCGGCTTGATAAACGGTAATTCCTTTGAACCTTAAAGGATGATTTACGCTTACTTCTTTGATACTTTTCTTGGCTTTAGTAGTTTCCAAAAGTTCTATCTTCGACCTGAATTGTTCAGGCCTACCTTTTGGGTCCCTTTCAATATTGAAGTCAGTAAGGCTGAGGGTAAGTTGACTGACTCCTTCCTTGTTCATTAGTTCTAATGAGCGACCAGGAGCAAGAAATCTTTCGACTCGTTGTCCTCCAAAAGCACCCCAAACAGCTCCTATCATTAAAAGTACTAGGCCAATATGAACTAATGGGGGGCCTATGCGGCCAATCACGCCTTTTCTGGCAGCAAGCCTCCCTTCGTGATTTTGGACATCCCAACCGCTTTCCTTTAAAAGCTTGGTTAGTTTCTTTAAGAGAACTTGGTTTTGTGTGGTTGGAAGAGTTTCTGCAATTGCTAGTTTGCTGATTTGTCGAGGCTCTTTGTAATCAATCCAACGAAGTGCAGCTTGTAAGGTTGGCCATTGACGTCTCCAACTACAAATCATTAATGCAATTCCAAGCCAGGCTAACAGTGCTAAAAACCAATTACTTGTATAAACATGATCCAGTTCGAGACGAAGGATCATTTGACCATCAAAAATGCCTAGCCAGGGATTTTCTTGATAGATATCTATGTAATTAGCGCTTGGCTCGCCTTGAGGTATTGCTGTTCCTAGGGCACTAGATAGAGCAATTACTAATAGGAGAGCAATGGCTACTCTCAAGTCTGAAATCCATGAGAGCAAGCGTTTAAAAAATGCCATGCTTCAAATCCACCGAGAAAGCAGGCTTAATAACCCTATTGATAAAAATAATGCGCCACTTATTGGTGGTATCCAACTTCCTATAGGTTTTAAAGCTAGAAGACCTGGCAACACGGCGGCTGCAGTTCCTGCTAATAGCAAAGGAATTACTTGCCCGATACCAAAACAAGCAAGCATTATCATTCCAAGAATTGGGTTTTCACTTTGGCTAATCCATCCGAGTAGCACCGCTAATACTGGGGTCGTACATGGGGAGGATGCGAGCCCGAAGGTGAGTCCTGCCGCGACAGGTGCTATGGCTGGAGGGATTCTCTTTAAGACTGACGAGGAGGGATCAGGTCCTATAGGTAATGGAATCTTTATTAGCCCAAGAAGATTTAGTCCCATTACTACTGCTAAAACAGCAACTAAATTTGGGAAATAAGAAGGTAATTGCCCATACAGCCTTCCTATGAAACCGCTGAGACTTCCTAGTATTACTAAAGCACCAACTATTCCGCTGCAGAAGGCGAGGCTCCGTTGGAATGCATTTTGTTGATTCTCAAACCCAGCCAAATAAGCGACTGTGATTGGTAAAAGAGATAAAGAACAAGGCCCCAAACTTGTTAACAGACCTCCCAAAAAAACAATTAGGAGGGTTAATGGACCTGGATTGCTAAGGCCATCTGTTAATAGTTGCTCGCTTATGCGAGCTAGATCAGATATTGCGAGTTCCAATGAGGGAATGGTTAAGATTTACTAGCACTTGGCCAACATACAGGTCTTTAAACAATTTAGGCGCGAGTTCGTTTGATTGGTCTGTTACCTAATAGTCCAGTGGACTCTAATGAACACCGAACTAGTAGGCCAGCAATTAGAAGGCTTGAAATAAGTGAGTTGCCACCATAACTTACAATTGGCAAAGGCAATCCTGTTGTAGGCATTGCTCCAGATGCTACAGCTATGTGCATTATTGCTTGCCCTACTAGCATAGTGCTACAACCTATTGCTACTAGTTTTGACTGGTTGTTCCTGCACCGAAAGGCAATTCGAATACCAAGGAATGCTATCAAAAAAAGAAATATTAAAAGCATTAATGAACCTACAAAACCAAACTCTTCGGCGAACACTGCGTAAATAAAATCAGTACTTTGAATTGGAAGATATTGCAACTTTTGGGTAGACAGGCCGTATCCTTGACCAAGCCATCCTCCTGACCCAATTGCTAGAAGACTTTGGATAAGTTGATAACCATTCCCTTGCGCATCTTTCCAGGGATCAAGAAAAGAGATGACACGTAACTTTTGATACTCATTGCTAAGTATGCTCCAGGTTCCAATGAATCCACCCCCTAGAACTGTTCCAATTAGTGGCATTAATCGCACCCCTGCAGCCAGGCCGATCAGCCAAATCAAGATTCCAGTTAAAGCTGCAGTACTTAGGTTGGGTTGCTTAAGTATTAAGAGTAATAGGCATACAAAAGTGCCCAGCCAAAAAAACTTTTGATCAGCACCAATTCTCTTCCAGTGTGCAAAAAGGTTTGCTGCTTGCAAGATAACGAATGGTTTGACTAGCTCTGATGGTTGAATTTGCAAAGGACCTACGATTAACCATCTACTAGCACCATTAACAGTGGTCCCTGCGATTAGTGTGAATGCAACCAGTAAGCAACCCAAGATGAGTCCAGGACCCGCAAGTTTTAGCCAACGCCGGATACTTGTCGAGATCGCAAACAAAAGTAAGCTCCAGCTAGCGGTCATCCATATCAATTGCCTTTTGATGTAGTAAGCCCCATCTCCCATTTCTCTTGTTGCAACCCACCAACTTGCAGAGCCGAGGATAAAGAGTCCTGCGATGCTCCAAAACCCGATGAGGCTAATTAGCAAACGTCCTTCAGCTGGCCAGATTGGCCATGGGAGAGGTAAGAATTTTTGCCAAGAAAACGCGGTGGAGTTTTGGCCAGAAGTATTGAAGTGACCGTCTCTTTGATCATTTAGTGCGTTCACTCGCCTAACTTTTGAGGAACTGCTCAAGATGGTCAAGGCTAATGAAGTTAGTCTATTGAGACGTCTCTTGAGTGATTTGCCAAGCCTTTAATAAGAACAGAAAAAGGTTTTGCAATGCTTTTTGGCTTGTTGTAAGTCACACTTCATATGATTTATCTGCCAATTTGCCATTGCCTTATTATTGATTTATAGGGATTTAGTGAGATATAGTTAACTATACATCTCGCTAAATCCCTATAATATAAGTTGGTTTTTATTTGCCTTTAGGGGGGTATATTTAGCTGGCCTATGTTATTTGCTTGGCTCAGGTTATATGACTATTCCTTCTTTTGATTTAAGTAAAAAAATAGATAGTATGGTTAGTGCTTTCTATGATGAATTCCCTTATCCTCCAGATGGTTTAGTTGATGGCCCTCCCCCAGGTTTCAACTGGAGATGGTCGTTCGAAGATGTTTACTCAAGTTGTACAGGGTTAAGCCCTGCCAATGTTGGGGCCTTAAAGCCTTTGCGAATACTTGATGCAGGCTGTGGCAGTGGCGTTAGTACAGACTATTTGGCTCACCAAAATCCCGGCTCAGAAATTTTGGCAATTGATATATCTCCTGGGACCCTTGACGTGGCTAGGAAGCGATTGAAGCGATCTGGTG harbors:
- a CDS encoding cytochrome c biogenesis CcdA family protein, which codes for MELAISDLARISEQLLTDGLSNPGPLTLLIVFLGGLLTSLGPCSLSLLPITVAYLAGFENQQNAFQRSLAFCSGIVGALVILGSLSGFIGRLYGQLPSYFPNLVAVLAVVMGLNLLGLIKIPLPIGPDPSSSVLKRIPPAIAPVAAGLTFGLASSPCTTPVLAVLLGWISQSENPILGMIMLACFGIGQVIPLLLAGTAAAVLPGLLALKPIGSWIPPISGALFLSIGLLSLLSRWI
- a CDS encoding putative peptidoglycan glycosyltransferase FtsW, with translation MWPAEGRLLISLIGFWSIAGLFILGSASWWVATREMGDGAYYIKRQLIWMTASWSLLLFAISTSIRRWLKLAGPGLILGCLLVAFTLIAGTTVNGASRWLIVGPLQIQPSELVKPFVILQAANLFAHWKRIGADQKFFWLGTFVCLLLLILKQPNLSTAALTGILIWLIGLAAGVRLMPLIGTVLGGGFIGTWSILSNEYQKLRVISFLDPWKDAQGNGYQLIQSLLAIGSGGWLGQGYGLSTQKLQYLPIQSTDFIYAVFAEEFGFVGSLMLLIFLFLIAFLGIRIAFRCRNNQSKLVAIGCSTMLVGQAIMHIAVASGAMPTTGLPLPIVSYGGNSLISSLLIAGLLVRCSLESTGLLGNRPIKRTRA
- a CDS encoding cytochrome c biogenesis protein ResB, encoding MAFFKRLLSWISDLRVAIALLLVIALSSALGTAIPQGEPSANYIDIYQENPWLGIFDGQMILRLELDHVYTSNWFLALLAWLGIALMICSWRRQWPTLQAALRWIDYKEPRQISKLAIAETLPTTQNQVLLKKLTKLLKESGWDVQNHEGRLAARKGVIGRIGPPLVHIGLVLLMIGAVWGAFGGQRVERFLAPGRSLELMNKEGVSQLTLSLTDFNIERDPKGRPEQFRSKIELLETTKAKKSIKEVSVNHPLRFKGITVYQADWSLAAITLQIGRSPKLQLPLNKLPELGENVWGLVLPTRTDGSEPVVISLTNEAGPIQVFNPKGELLANLRPGGEPAEINGIPLKVIQILPASGLLLKRDPGVPIVYLAFAITLTGGALSMVATRQLWAICDQENSSLHVGGLCNRNLSGLAEELPILLSTINGN